tgtaaacatgcatgatgctatcacagcgaatgcgaggctgagactgaagcattaccctttgtttccgctgagagacgtgccgcgtaaCTCATTTCCCCACACGTGCAAGtcatcttaggtcggcgttcacggttcaacttctgagattcagattgagttctaggtcattttctttcgaactggttggtttgacttttaagaaattcgacttctaatgagtttgagaactgaggtaccactgtatgtagaATAATGTAAAAAACAAATATGTGGATTGACAGTACTTGACAAAGCTTGTTCTGTCTAAACCTGACACAGTCTGTCTATAATTGCACATACCTGCATGTTTTACCTGAAACCACATGATCCCaaacatgtttctaaacagaaacagaaattcATTCTCAGTAGAACTGCTCTCTTATACCTTTCTACCTAATTTCTATCTACTGTACAAAATCAAAGAGTAAGGATTATAGCTTGTTTTCAGAAAAACAATGTCAGTAACAGATATTCTcataaaagctaaataaatgtcTGTTGTGTGTATAGTTTGCATAATGTACTATTTTAGTTATAAACTCCAACTCCAAAGTGCTCAGTCTGAtcttctcagtctggcctcagtccaaaaccacacctactgcagcctgagaagcagaAAGTGAGAGGAAACGAAACTGAATCATATCAGTGTTCgtggtaaaatggcagaagccagtGTCGCAGTGGATCAGAACCAGTTTAGCTGTGCAATCTGtctggatctactgaaggatccagtggctattccctgtggacacagttactgtatgagctgcattaagagctgctgggatcaggaggaaCGTTTTgcagtttacagctgcccccagtgcagacagaccttcatacccagacctgttctgggcagaaacaccatactggctgaggtggtggagaaactgaagaagactggactacaagcagctactcctgctgaccattatgctggacctggagatgtggagtgtgacgtctgtactgggagaaaacacaaagctgtcaagtcctgcctggtgtgtctggcctcttactgtgaaactcacctccagcctcactatgagtctccagcttttaagaagcacaagctgactgatgccactggacatctgcaggacaaggtctgttcccaccatgacagaccgctggaggtctactgccgtaccgaccagcagtgtatctgtctgctgtgtgtgatGGATGAACATAAaggccatgatacagtctcagctgctGCACAAAGGACGGAGATACAGGTCAGGCCAGAAGTTttcttatataaatataaagttaattttaaataaatggattttgTCTTAACAAATGTCAGTGCAATTGCCACAAATCACTCAAAACAAGTCTGGTTTGGTAACATGAAAGAAAAATTAACTGAAAGTGCAAGTTTAAaaaagttctgattgaattGCTACTGAAACATcgaatcatgtggctgcagctgaatatatacagcaagcaaacagggtcaagaggttcacttactgtttGGCTGAGCATCTGAATGGCTGAGATGTGTGAGCTAAGAGGGTTTAAATATGGTGTGATCACACATACAGTGACtaacaattaactgggctagaactggggcccgtttcagaaagcaggatgtcTGGCTCAGCCAGAcagcttgtcagatttaaggtagtctggcctaaatataaatgaatgaagtaAAAGGCCATTTAATCTGGGGCacattaaatccaacaagttatctggctaagaaGAAATTTTGCTTTTTGAAAACGGTCCCTGGTTTTGCTAAATGGCTGTCCAACTTGCTGCACTGGAACGTGTTTAACTCgtctgtgacgtcattcccagctcagAGTTCCggcctccgaggtaaatggagcTCAGCATAAGAGTAGCGGCTCcatcatctcagaaacagccaccgtCCTGGGATTTAAAtttcacacactgcagtgtgtagAGTTTACTGAGAATGGTGCAGTAAACATGAAACAGCCAGAGTGTGAAGTAAAAGGAGCAAAGTAGTCAGGGCTGGAGTGGGACTGAATTTCTGACCAGGAATTCAAGCCCCCTGACAGCCCagtataaaactatataaacaattACACTGTTATTATATGTTTCTATTCACACATCCATTTTCTAGGCTACTGAACACACATTCTTACCTACATGCTTTaattttacatacatgtaaTTTTTACCGGCATATTTCACTAATATTAATAAAGCATGGAGCAGCTTTGACATAAATAATGAAGCTTCGTCACAGtgcgctgtccttgtgtctcttccccgtgtggccagcagccatcgctgtccttgtgtctcttccccgtgtgaccagcagccatcgctgtccttgtgtctcttccttGTGTGgtcagcagccatcgctgtccttgtgtctcttccccgtgtggccagcagccatcgctgtccttgtgtctcttccttgtgtggccagcagccatcgctgtccttgtgtctcttccttGTGTGgtcagcagccatcgctgtccttgtgtctcttccccgtgtggccagcagccatcgctgtccttgtgtctcttccccgtgtggccagcagccatcgctgtccttgtgtctcttccccctGTGTCCAGCAGCCAtagctgtccttgtgtctcttccccgtgtggccggcagccatcgctgtccttgtctctcttccccgtgtgaccagcagccatcgctgtccttgtgtctcttccccgtgtggccggcagccatcgctgtccttgtctctcttccccgtgtggccagcagccatcgctgtccttgtgtctcttccccgtgtggccggcagccatcgctgtccttgtgtctcttccccgtgtggccagcagccatcgctgtccttgtgtctcttccttGTGTGGCcggcagccatcgctgtccttgtgtctcttccccgtgtggccagcagccatcgctgtccttgtgtctcttctccgtgtggccagcagccatcgctgtccatCCGCTTTGTCGTCTCATTGTCTTTGGCCCTAGTGTGTTCTTCCTTTTCCCCACATGGCTGCATTTGATTCAGTGGGTTGAGTGTGGGGCACCGAGGCTGGGACTATctggtcatgggtttgaggctggtgAGGAACCAACCTCACCTCTTCCATTTCATTATTGGTTTTCTTCTCTTCCTAGTGTTTATTAGTTCTGTgttctccttgtgaagcttaTGCCTTGTTTTATTATGTTCCACTGGTTTATATATTTTCCAAGTGTTGAATTCCAAGTGTGTGATTAGTGTTTCTTACCTTCAGTGTTTGTTGGAGTTTTCCTAGTCTTGTGTCCATTAGTATAAGTTACTGATTGGGCTACCTCTGAATTACCTGGGAAGGGGTGCTTGCGTAACTCGAGGGGGTATTGGACTACAGATGTTTGTTGAGGAACAGTATTTGTTGAACAGTGTGGGGGCTAAGTTGGTTAcgttttttgtttattcacaACTTCTGCTTTAGAGAATATCCACTGACACGGAATGGAGGATGCTGGAGTGCATAAAAACTGTATCGCAAGTTCACATGTGTGTTCACACAGCCTTCTGCATATCCCAGAACTGCAAAGGGTCTTCAGAACGCAGTATATTTGGGTCACTGAGGTACTGCTGAACCTCCACAGTAGCATCTGCTGTAGAACCCTTGACCCTTTTGCTCTCCCCCATCACATCACTGTCCAGAAGATCCTACAGACCTGGAACTAAAATGACAAAACATGAATCATTATATACACTGTGCATTTTGTACTGTGCAATAATAACTGTAAACCCAGTTTAATTTAATTGAACATTTTCATTAATACATGAAAGGTTGCAACAGTACCAGTATGCATTGCAGTACCAGATGAGGTTCCTGCAGGCTCTGGTTCTGGTGCCTGATTGGCTACAGAAACCTGCAGTTTTATATCCTGGATCCAGCAGTGTGCCCAGTGTCATTATGCTGATGGTCTCAAAGACTGACAACCTCTCACTGATCAACTTCAAGAGGTTCTTGCACAACTGCTGGGCCTTGACATTCTGTGTCTGGGACAGTTTCAGATTCACAGCATGTCTAAGCTTGCGGATGAGAGGAATTACCTTGGATGCTGATACTCTCTTCTCTTCAGAAAGTGCAACAGTTGCCTCATTGAAATGTCATAAAACACCCAGACACTCATAAACTACATGATATTCCTCTGAGGTCATGGTTGTGAGCTCTGTCCTCAGAGTGACCAATGCAGCACCACCTGGCTCTCCTTGATCATGTGATCATTGCAGCTTCAAATAGGTGCTATTCCAGCTGGTTTCCACTTCTTGAACCATTTTGAGAGTGGGTCTGCCCATCTGCTGTTGGATTTGACAAAGCCTTTCTCCAGCAGTTGTACTGTTCTGAAGTAGGTCACCATCTGTCCTTCCTTGGATCTGATATCGTCAGGGTCCTTGTGTCTGATCAATGGCTTCACAACCAAATTCAGTGTATGAACAATGCAGGTTGTGTGTCTGACACAGGTAATCATATTTTGTGCAGCGTCAGTGTCAAGCATCAGACTTTATTTTCTATTCCCCACTCCTCCATCAAGGCTGCCTTGACTGCAGCCATGTTTCCTGCAGAATGAGACTCTGGGAATTTTCCTGCTCCCAATAATACGGCAGACAGCTCAGTCTTATCCTTTATAAAATGGCATTTGACTGCTAAATAAGCTTCCATATGTATGGATGTCCACGTGTCAGATGTTAGACTTACTGCTTTGGCCTTTTTCACCTCTTCCTTTGCTTTCTCTTTTTCTATCTTAAATATTTCTTCCACCAGACCCTTTCATGTTTGCCTGGATGGGAGAATGTAGGTTGGATCCAGGATTCCCACAAACTCCCTAAATCCAGCATCATCCACTATGGTGAAGGGTTGTGAATCCTTCACAATCATATTGACCGAAGCCTCATCAGTCATTTGCTTCTTGGTCTCTATACTGGGAATATTATACAGATTATTGGGTAATACCCTCACCCAAATCTGATATTATGTATTCATACAATTAAACTGAACCTTAAACACAATAATGactaatgattattattattattgttattattattaaattattaatagtaaattaatattaaattattattgtgATTAATACTTACGCTGCAGTGTGTGTATGCTGATTTATTTGCTCTACAGCATGTTTCAAAACCGGCATTGAGGTTTGCGCCTGATTTTCAGTTTCCAAAGCAGCCACATGGCTGAGTGCAGAACCAAGCTTCAGATGACCATGGTCACGTGTTTAGGGAGGAACAGAGGAAACCTCGAAGCTGTGCTTCAGAATGCAGTGTATCAGTTTTTTGGCACATATCTCAGAGCTTCAGTGTCAAGCTTAACATCACTAGCTGCCCCATTCCCTCTGTTAGTCTGCGTGTCGTTTTCTTAGCTACTTTTTCTCTGTTGAGTTCTGACCCATTGTTCTTCCTTTGTTTAGTGTCTTTCAAGTTTTTCACAGTTTCCTTAAATCCCTTTGTCTTGGAGCTTTTAACTGGATCGTCACCTTGTTTCCCTGCCTGCACCAGGCTGCGCCCCAACATGCACATTAAATATATGATCTGTGCAAATTCTGAAACATCTTTAATAAtcacattttacacattttcttttctgaATTTGCATGTAACATCAGTGATGCACACTATGACACGGTTTCTGTATGAATGGGTCACAACAGTCCAATATTAAACCAACTTCCCAGCAGATTCAGAGTTTTTAGTGTCGCAGCAGAAAAGATGCATTATTGTTGTTCACAGTGCAGTTTACTACACAGTGGCTCATTCTCAACTGACATGCGATCTGACATAAATCAAATAGGGCGTCAGTTGAGTAGCCGGTCCTGCAATGCAGCCCAGGACACATTCGCCTTCACATTGCTGTAAGAATGTGGCCATATGCGGCCCAGACCACCTCCCAATGTGGGTTGAGTGATCGGATCTCAGTGCATCCTCAATGTGTCCTGGGTGTGTTCACACCTGTAATTATTGCTGTCCACTTGTGATCAACCAGGACGCATGTTAATACCAGATGGAAACATTACAAAAGGGTCTATGTCCAGTTTATCCTACCTATAGTGAGTAAATTATTtatgaatatccatccatccatccatccatccatccatccatctcctaaactgtaatcccagtcagggtcatggggacctggatcctttcccaggcaacatagggcccaaggctggggtccaccctggacaggatgattaATGAATATGATCTCAGCTAATGAAAGAAACTTATTTTGTCATCTTATCTGCTGTCTGTAGAATCAAATTTGTGAAACACAGAaggaatttcagcagagaattcagatgagagagaaggagctgcaggacctgagagaggctgtggcttcaatcacagtgagtatgaacctgaaGAGAACATAACAGCTGGCATGTGATCATGTTGAATCTTCACTCAGATTCAACACATTGCAGATTTATAGACTTGTGGGGATTAATCAAATTAATGCTGCTGTGGGTTATTCTGGGTCAGAGATTTAATAGGATAAAATTGCTAGATAACAGAGGTTAACCAAGTTTTGCAGCAGTAGTaccttatttatttagaaaaatacaataaaatgccCATTTGAGAAAAATGCAACTTTTCACAACCCAGCataatgcaaataaacaccAAGAAAGTCACCTATTAAACTGAGACCTAATGGTGGcaaccaacctgccccatacagccaccagtctctgccaaatccctgcagctgacagtgtgtgaacTTAATGAGTGATCATTTCCAATCAAtgctggctgggtttcagtccctgaggcatccagcaccatgacgctccaaaccccagccctgtgctgtttttattcctcctgtcagctcacatcactattgtacaatgaggctctctggagtctcaaaaggggccaattgtaatttactgtcctctgctccctgtgtcaccaacagagatcagcacagtcagcagtggaggacagtgagaggatcttcactgagatgatccgcaacattgagagaagacgctctgaggtgacacagctgatcagagatcaggagaaggctgtagtgagtcaggctgaaggacacatggagagactggagcaggagattgatgaactgaagaggagacactctgagctggagcagctttcacacacagaggatcacatccatttcctccaggtaacagaacagctactctgacaataagaaaaccagagtaatcaaatggatgcatgttctcatttgtatttcagctagtctgtcatttgtcagatgttaatggtCTTGTTAATTAGATTTCCATACACATTTGTTGTGATGAAGCAGTTTAatcagactgtgtgtctgtagaggTGCCAGGGTCTTCCTGTCACCCCTGAAGCTGAATTTGGACCCAGAATCTCCGTCAGTCCAAGCTGCTCTTTTGAGAACATGAGGAAGGTGGTTTCTGAGCTGAaggatcaactggagaatgtttgcgaaaagaaaatggcagagaTCCATCATACAGGTTGataaatcaaaacatttttcagtctgTTCATGTTAATATAGACCATGCAGAGAGAGTATGCAGTACAGTCAGCCTCACGTTTGTGTCATCAAGTCAGTTTCTGTTCCCAATAAGACTAAATCTTTATGAAAACTAATGAGCTCTAAATTCTACAGGCTACAAAACCCAGATCACAATTCATGTTTCTTCTACATTACAGAATCCAAATATCTGTATCAAGTGTAACTTACCATGatttgcagtttgttaaaatgcctgttattgtccCTCATAATGATAATACCCTACTGCTGTTAtctccacagtgagtgaagtccatctcccacaagtaaattccttttactcacatccctgtttctctctctctccttctagttaccaaagacaccatcctaccggtattagtgcccaggaccagagcagaattcttacaatgtgagtctgttcacacacacgcttctctctccctgtatgaggtggagtgtgttttattgtctttcgttttcttctgctagtggagcttctctttctctctcccgctgcctcctggcctttcacatttacatgagctgtttaTGTCAGGAGCCTTTGAAGTTTATTCAgggtgtttttccactgcaccaggttcggtacttttggtactttcccttttccattgacttccagttgagtaccagtaccaaaagttccagtacccaaagtaccctttcttttttggtaCCTTGGAACTTTGAGGTGGGACTTGCAAAAGCATTCATTGTCGAATTAAAAGATACATTTAAGAAGCATAAAAgcccaaaaaacaaaataatagtTAACTAAAAAGAAGTTACATTGTAGAGGCAGTGTATTACTAAACTCAATTACTGCTTAATTTAACTGAAAATTGAAAAGCTGCAGCAAACAGTAACGTTTTAAGCCCTGATTATAATGAGCTGACAGTGTTTGCAGACCTCAGGTCTTCAGGATAATACCCTTACCCTGTTAAGATTATAACTAAAATCAAAGATAGAAAATAAAAACCCAGACAACACTAGGCTTACCCACCCGAACATAAATACAGAAGGTGGCACTCGACCTCTAACCCAGTGTGTTTATACAGAGAGAGGACCTACGTGTTAATGTATGTGCACACACTTCTTACCTGTTCAATttcacagggggggggggggggattgcagaAGACAGGAGGAGAGTATCAAAGACAACAAATTCACCAAATGACACTAAGAGGATTTgtggagagaaagggagagagaggagaagttCAGAAGAAGAAGGACTGCAGGGGAGAGAGGAATAGAACAGGAAGGACCGATGTGAGAGATCTAGCTACGTAATCCCAAAGAGCAGCAACAGGAGGACAGTCCCAGAACATATGGAGAAAGGTGCCAGGGACTGGAAGGGGACAGAGGTGACATAATGGATCAGGTTCTAAACCCATGAGATGGTGTTTCCTGGGAGCAGGGTACAATCTATGGACaaatttaaattgtgtttgctgATGATTTGGATTTTTAGAACAGTTTTTTCCATCTGCCAGATGGAAGTGACAGAGAGAGGTTTGTAAGAGGATTTGTGGAGAAGGGAATAGAGACTGGACACAGGCTTAGAACTGGGGGAGAGAGTCGAAGCAAATGTGCAGAgcggatgaggaggaagaggagaggagaaagagagacTACAAGCCCTAAGCTCAAACCTCAGCTGGAGGTAAAACGAATACAAAGAGGAATGAAGGTTAAACATGGACACAAGAGACTGAAACGTTTTGAGACCTGAGCTGTCAAAAATATCACCCAGAGTAGAAATGCCTGACGATGACCATGGTGAGCTGGAGATGGGGCCTCCAATGTTCAGGACAGGGTTGTGGAACAAAGGAGTGCGGGGGTGTCACTTCGGGAAGGGGCCCAGCAATCGCTCAACCCTCCTCCATGTACGAAGGCCATGGGAAATAACTGGACCAACAGAGGCCAAGATAGATTTTAAGGGAACGAAAGGGAGAGAGGTTAGACAGTGGGGAATGACATCCTGCTTGGATGAGAAGCCAGACAGGGGGATGCTGGGGAGGATTGATCCAACTCCCTTAGGGTGAAAGCATGGTGGTACAGTTCAAAATCTGGGAGGGCGACACCCCCATCTAACCGGTCATGGGTTAGAGTGGAATGTTTAACAGAAGGTCTCTTACCATCTCAAAGAAATGCAGAAACTACAGACTTAACAGAAGCCCAGTATCTAGGTGGAGGAGGAAGCGGAAGTAAGGAACTAACAAAATTAGTCCTCTGGAGGAcgttcattttaataatggccAGTCTCACCTGGAATGAAAGGGAAAGAGACCATGAGGAGATCGAGATTTTAATACCCTCCAGAACATGGCGGAAACCAGCAGCTGTAAGCTCCGGGACAGAGGGGTAGATGTCTAACCCCAGGTATCTGAAGGAGTCTGCCTGAGGAATAGAAGAAGGAAATGAAGAAGAGCGACAGGCAGGATTCAGTGGAAGGAGAGAAGACTTTGACCTGTTAATCTTATAGCCAGAGAGGGATTCATatgtttaaaacaaattaaGGATGTGAGGAAGATCAGTGGGGGCATTGCCAAGATAAAGCAGCAGATCATCAGCATATAAGGAGACTTTTTGAGGAACATCTTTAACCAGGATAGGAGAAATAAGATCGGAATGATGGAGGGCTGCAGCTCGGGGCTCTAATGAAAGATTAAAGAGTAAGAGCGATAAGGGACAGCCCTGCCTGGCACCTCGAGAAAGTCAAAGAGGAGGAGAGGTGTTGGCATTAGTCAGGAGGACTGAGGAGAGGGAGGAGTAGAGGATCTGGACCAAGTTGGTAAAATATGGGCCGATGCCCATTTGATCGAGGAGCCTCCATAAGAAAGTCCAATTCATCCTGTCTAATGCCTTCTGCGCATCTAAGGAGAGAAAGGCAGCAGGGAAGAGAAAGGAGCTGCCTGAGGAGAACATGGTCATGGAGAAGACCAGACCCAGGATCTGCAAGCAGAAACAAACCGAACATCATCAGAAGCTGGTCCAATTTGAAGCGATGCCACTACTGGTACATACAGTTCATGTGTACGTAGAAGTTTCTTGTGTCTGTCAAAACTGTTTGGTTCACTTGTTAagcttttatcatttttttagaGTAAAGTAGTAATTCCTGGCATTGAAGAACATCTGCATCATGCACCATCGACCATCGCGAGCCAAACCGCTGGCAAAGGCGACCATGGCGTTACGAAGGACGCCCTTAACAGGCATCCAGCAGCAGGCTGGGTCATCAGCTGAGCCGACATTTTTATTCAAGAAAGCCCAGCAAAGACTGTACATCCCGAGGCAGCTGAAAGAAGCAAACCTTCCCCCTCCCATCCTCACCATGTTCTATAGAGGCACCATCGGCAGTGTTCTGACTAACTGCATCACCATCTGCTATGGCAGCTGCAACAAATCTGACCACAAGTGCCAGCAGAGAGTAGTGAAGACAGCAGAGAACAT
The Paramormyrops kingsleyae isolate MSU_618 chromosome 4, PKINGS_0.4, whole genome shotgun sequence genome window above contains:
- the LOC140588723 gene encoding tripartite motif-containing protein 16-like; translated protein: MAEASVAVDQNQFSCAICLDLLKDPVAIPCGHSYCMSCIKSCWDQEERFAVYSCPQCRQTFIPRPVLGRNTILAEVVEKLKKTGLQAATPADHYAGPGDVECDVCTGRKHKAVKSCLVCLASYCETHLQPHYESPAFKKHKLTDATGHLQDKVCSHHDRPLEVYCRTDQQCICLLCVMDEHKGHDTVSAAAQRTEIQNQICETQKEFQQRIQMREKELQDLREAVASITRSAQSAVEDSERIFTEMIRNIERRRSEVTQLIRDQEKAVVSQAEGHMERLEQEIDELKRRHSELEQLSHTEDHIHFLQRCQGLPVTPEAEFGPRISVSPSCSFENMRKVVSELKDQLENVCEKKMAEIHHTVTKDTILPVLVPRTRAEFLQYSCQLTLDPNTAHRVLSLSEGNRKVTWGAEQPYPDHPERFDFWDQVLCRESLTGRCYWEAEWSGKGAWIAVTYKGIGRKGVSDDCRLGDNDKSWMLICSPDSYSVCHNNKQTVIPIKPSGSRRVGVYLDWAAGTLSFYRVSSDRLTLLYSFTSSFTEPLCPGFCVYDDSPVSLCMLG